One Schistocerca cancellata isolate TAMUIC-IGC-003103 chromosome 1, iqSchCanc2.1, whole genome shotgun sequence genomic region harbors:
- the LOC126095076 gene encoding uncharacterized protein LOC126095076 yields MARGSTTAALRHAVLAARTTCAKVLKKLGPRGGRRPRHHVAMAASDNPVFSCGEPAVSPAEPQRPQPDAQPEDAKSRLTVLTWLDDVADLEDMDNRLNEALEAKMAAAQRGGCNSG; encoded by the exons ATGGCGAGAGGCAGCACCACGGCCGCCCTGCGACACGCCGTCCTCGCCGCCCGGACCACGTGCGCCAAG GTGCTGAAGAAACTGGGCCCCCGTGGAGGGCGGCGGCCGCGCCACCACGTAGCGATGGCGGCCAGCGACAACCCGGTCTTCTCCTGCGGCGAGCCCGCCGTCAGCCCAGCAGAACCGCAGCGGCCGCAGCCCGACGCTCAGCCGGAGGACGCCAAGAGCCGCCTCACAGTCCTCACCTGGCTGGACGACGTCGCGGACCTGGAGGACATGGACAACCGCCTCAACGAGGCGCTCGAGGCCAAGATGGCCGCCGCCCAGCGCGGCGGCTGCAACAGTGGCTAG